From Xiphophorus couchianus chromosome 23, X_couchianus-1.0, whole genome shotgun sequence, one genomic window encodes:
- the LOC114139179 gene encoding P2Y purinoceptor 4, with protein MPNMELVIRNSSSHNQSEVFTSVFNASCRFNEEFKYILLPVSYGLVFVVGFVLNAMALWMFIKMRPWNPSTVYMFHLALSDFLYVLSLPTLIYYYANRSDWPFGLAACKVVRFLFYANLYCSILFLTCISVHRYLGICHPIKVLTKVKSRHAHLVCGSVWCVVTVCLVPNLIFVTTSRRDNDTLCHDTTNQEAFEQYVDYSSVVMVLLFGVPFIVILVCYCLMARTLCQPRRGLSSSKQTSRSRQKSIKLIIVVLVVFAVSFVPFHITRTLYYTSRVLDLNCKFLNIVNFTYKITRPLASINSCIDPILYFLAGDHYRSKLIFILKGGRHLKYNQSLPNSSLGLVCKGSAPKASEEAER; from the coding sequence ATGCCTAACATGGAGCTGGTCATCAGAAACTCTAGTTCACACAACCAGTCAGAGGTTTTCACATCAGTCTTTAATGCCAGCTGCCGTTTTAATGAGGAGTTTAAATATATCCTGCTTCCTGTGTCCTACGGcctggtttttgttgttgggtTCGTTCTCAACGCCATGGCATTGTGGATGTTCATAAAGATGCGGCCGTGGAACCCGAGTACCGTGTACATGTTCCACCTTGCCCTGTCTGACTTTTTGTATGTGCTCTCGCTGCCCACTCTCATCTACTACTACGCCAACCGAAGTGACTGGCCCTTCGGCCTGGCTGCCTGCAAAGTAGTCCGCTTCCTCTTCTACGCCAATCTCTACTGCAgcatcctcttcctcacctgcATCAGTGTGCATCGGTATCTTGGCATCTGCCACCCAATCAAAGTGCTAACTAAGGTAAAGTCCCGTCACGCTCACCTGGTGTGTGGCTCGGTGTGGTGTGTTGTGACGGTGTGCCTGGTGCCCAACCTCATATTCGTCACCACCTCAAGGAGAGACAATGACACGCTGTGCCATGACACAACCAATCAGGAAGCCTTTGAACAGTACGTTGACTATAGTTCTGTAGTCATGGTGCTGCTGTTTGGCGTCCCCTTCATAGTCATTTTGGTGTGTTACTGTCTAATGGCGCGGACCCTGTGTCAGCCCAGACGAGGATTATCTTCCAGCAAGCAGACCTCCAGGTCGCGGCAGAAGTCCATCAAGCTCATCATTGTGGTATTGGTGGTGTTCGCAGTCAGCTTTGTCCCATTTCACATCACACGGACACTCTACTACACATCCCGTGTGCTGGATCTCAACTGTAAGTTCCTCAACATCGTGAACTTCACCTACAAAATCACCAGGCCGCTGGCAAGCATCAACAGCTGCATCGATCCGATCCTGTACTTCCTGGCCGGAGATCACTACCGCTCCAAACTGATTTTCATTCTTAAAGGAGGAAGACACCTGAAATACAATCAAAGTTTACCGAACAGCAGTTTGGGTCTGGTGTGTAAGGGCTCGGCTCCTAAAGCCAGTGAAGAGGCTGAGAGATAG